In Labrus bergylta chromosome 1, fLabBer1.1, whole genome shotgun sequence, one genomic interval encodes:
- the si:zfos-169g10.2 gene encoding somatostatin receptor type 5: MELIQATQVSLLSHVTPSAAWNNYSNPPFTHFLPLSTPSEQLLDFSESDGSLLFNDTCHNCTKPEPESLPGLAGIFIPLIYGIVCVVGLVGNTLVIHVIVNYTKNESVTNIYILNLAIADELFMLGLPFLAVQNALLFWPFGSLMCRVVMTVDAFNQFTSIFCLTVMSVDRYLAVVHPIRSFWWRRPRVAKAISATVWAGSFVVVLPVVVFADVLKDDGNCSIVWPEPAEVWKTSFIVYTCTVGFFCPLLVICLCYLLIVIKVRSVGKRAQATSSRRRKSERKITRMVVVVVAVFVLCWLPFYALNIVNLQVVLPRDFRGLYFFVVVLSYANSCANPILYGFLSDNFKRGFRKALCCNSRHVKNSNRAATEVHRPTEEWGGIALQVLKREGVIDVHGKDGGEKVEEGEITGTEGAIQMSEISKTSQNGNHHGVTKGSKTQVVQRAKCEPEHSGQIDKHGDLADEGPDFDPAEAVSSSANKSRNRSQAEELPDKNSVLEISYL; this comes from the exons ATGGAGCTCATCCAGGCCACCCAAGTGTCCTTGTTGTCCCATGTTACCCCTTCAGCAGCATGGAACAACTACTCCAATCCCCCATTCACCCATTTCCTGCCCCTCTCCACTCCGTCTGAACAGCTTTTGGACTTCAGCGAAAGTGACGGCTCCTTGCTCTTTAACGACACTTGCCATAACTGCACCAAACCTGAACCAGAGTCACTCCCTGGCTTGGCTGGGATCTTCATCCCGCTCATCTATGGGATAGTGTGTGTAGTAGGCCTGGTGGGCAACACTCTGGTCATCCATGTGATTGTAAACTACACCAAGAATGAGTCAGTCACCAACATCTACATCCTGAACTTAGCCATTGCAGACGAGCTCTTCATGCTGGGCCTTCCTTTCTTGGCAGTGCAGAACGCTCTCCTCTTTTGGCCCTTTGGCTCGCTGATGTGTCGAGTGGTCATGACAGTGGATGCCTTCAACCAGTTCACGAGCATCTTCTGTCTGACTGTGATGTCAGTGGACCGCTACCTGGCTGTGGTGCACCCAATTCGCTCCTTCTGGTGGAGGCGCCCCCGAGTGGCCAAGGCCATCAGTGCCACAGTTTGGGCAGGGTCTTTTGTGGTGGTGCTGCCGGTGGTGGTGTTTGCCGACGTGCTGAAGGATGATGGGAACTGCAGCATTGTATGGCCCGAGCCTGCAGAAGTGTGGAAGACATCTTTCATCGTGTACACGTGCACTGTGGGATTcttctgccccctgctggtcatctGCTTGTGCTACCTGTTGATCGTCATCAAG gtGCGCAGCGTTGGAAAACGAGCACAGGCTACATCTTCTCGCCGCAGAAAGTCAGAGCGCAAAATCACCAGGATGGTTGTAGTTGTGGTCGCAGTGTTTGTCCTTTGCTGGCTACCGTTTTATGCTCTGAACATCGTCAACCTCCAGGTGGTCCTGCCTAGGGACTTCAGGGGGCtctacttttttgttgttgtgctctCCTATGCGAACAGCTGTGCAAACCCAATACTTTATGGTTTTTTGTCTGACAACTTCAAGAGAGGCTTCAGGAAGGCCCTGTGCTGCAATTCACGTCATGTTAAGAACAGCAACAGGGCTGCAACTGAGGTGCATAGACCAACAGAGGAGTGGGGTGGTATTGCTCTCCAAGTATTAAAAAGGGAAGGAGTCATAGATGTGCATGGAAAAGACGGCGGTGAAAAGGTGGAAGAGGGGGAAATCACTGGAACAGAAGGGGCCATACAGATGAGTGAAATATCCAAAACGTCCCAAAACGGAAACCACCATGGAGTAACCAAGGGTTCAAAGACACAGGTTGTGCAAAGGGCCAAGTGTGAGCCAGAACACTCTGGACAGATTGACAAACATGGAGACCTGGCTGATGAAGGCCCAGACTTTGATCCTGCAGAGGCAGTGTCCTCTTCGGCAAACAAAAGTAGAAATAGGTCACAAGCTGAAGAACTCCCAGACAAAAACTCTGTGCTGGAAATCAGCTATCTGTAA